The candidate division KSB1 bacterium genome segment CGGCCAGTGCCAGATTGGGCCCAACGGTGAAATCCTCAGCCGGCTGATCCGGCCCCACGGCCGCACCCGCCTGGAGCGCCTGCAGGATGCCTATCCGCTCAGCTTCTCGGCGGATTATATCGCCCGGCACGCCGAAGAGCTCGAACGCCTGACGCAATGGCGCCTCGAACATCCGCAGCCGGAATTCGCCTATTACCGCCAACTGCTTGCCGGCAATGCCTATCACGGCGAACGCTGCGCGCAAAAGATCACGGCGCCCACCCTGCTGTGCTTCGGCCGTGATGATGAAATCGTGCCGCTCGCCAATGCCGCGGCCCTGCGCGAAAAAATCCGCCACGCGCAACTGGTGACCTTCGAAGGCCGGCATCTCTTCTTTTATGAACACAGCCGCCGCTTCAACCAGGTCGTCCTCGATTTCCTGCTCGCCCCGGTGGAAGCCTTGCCCTCTTCACCGCAAACATTCAACCAACCGCTCGCGACCCTATGAAAACGCAACAATCCGCCCCCGTGCTTGCGGTCATGGCCGCCGCGCTCGGCTATTTCGTCGATCTCTACGATATCGTGCTGTTCGGTGTCGTCCGCGTCGCCAGCCTCACCGACCTGGGGCTGAGCGGTGATGCCCTCACCTCCAAAGGGATTTTGCTGCTCAACCTGCAAATGATCGGCATGCTCCTCGGCGGGGTGGGGTGGGGCATCATCGGTGACAAATTCGGCCGCCGGCTGGCGCTGCTGGCCACCATCGCCATGTATTCACTCGCCAATATTGCCAACGCCTTCGTGCAGGGCCTCGCCGATTACGCCCTGCTCCGCCTGCTTGCCGGAATCGGTCTGGCCGGCGAGTTTGGCGCCGGCATCACCCTGGTTTCGGAAATTCTGCCGGCAAGGTACCGCGGTTACGGCACCACCGTGGTGTCGTTCCTGGGGCTGGTGGGCGCGCTCACCGCTTCTTTCGTGGGCAGCGCTTTTCACTGGCGCACCGCCTACCTGGTTGGCGGCCTGATGGGCCTGGTTGTCCTGCTTGGCCGCTTTCTCAGTCTGCGCGAGTCGGAAATGTTCGCTGCGCAAAAAAGCAGCGGCCGCGAAATGGGCAACGCCCTGCTGCTCCTGCGCTCCCGGCGTGCTTTGCTCAAATATCTCGGGGTGGTGGCGGTGGGCGTGCCGATCTGGTATGTTTCCGGCATCCTGGTCACCTTCTCGCAGGAATTCAGCCAGGCGCTCGCGTTGCACCGGCTGGTGCCGGCGGCGGAAACGCTGCGCTGGCAGGCCGTCGGACTCGCGATCGGCAGTGCGCTGACAGGTGTCATCAGTGAAATGATCAAAAGCCGCAAACGGGTGGTGTGGGGCTGTTTTCTGCTGATGGCCGCGCTGATCGTGACCGTGCTCAGCCTGCGCCGCGTCTCCGCTCTCGCTTTTCTTGTGCCGATTTTCATCATCGGCCTGGGCCAGGGTTACTGGACGGTGTTCATTACCATGGCCGCGGAGCAGTTCGGCACCAACATTCGCGCCACGGTGACCACCTCCGTGCCCAATTTCGTGCGTGCCATGGTGGTACCGATGACCACGGTGCTCGATGCCACGCGCCACCAGCTCGGCTTGATCCCCAGCACCCTCGCCATCGGCGGCGTGGTTTTTCTACTCGCCTTTTGGGCGCTGTACAACATGAGTGAAACGCACGGCCGCAACCTCGATTTTGTCGAAGAAGGTTGAACGCACCCACCCGCGCCTGCCCGCCTGGCGGAACCAGCGGCAGGCAGCCGCCCGGTCTCGCGCAACCCGAAAAACAGGCTTGGAACCGCCGCACCCAGCGCACGGCGGTACAGCTCCCCAACAGCGCCCGGGTGAGCATGGGATGCTGCAGGCAGCTCTTTAGACCCGGGAAGCCGCCTCAGCTCGAAAGGACTTCTCCTGAGTGACAACACAGGCTGTGCGCACACAGGCAGCGCAGACCGGCTGTCCCATGCTGCCAACCTTTGTGCAGCGATAAAATCCCAAAGCCAGCACACACAAGGACACGAAGCCGGGGGGATTGCGCAAAGAGTAACCGTTCCGCACGATTTGACCGTGGCTTTATCCTGCGATCCTGCGGATGCTCCCGGCAGGAATGCAGCGGCCAAGTCGTGAACGGTTACTGCTAAGATTTTTAAACCATGAAACCGGCCAGGAGCACGGGGGAAAACCTGGCGGCCGGTGTGATTGCTGCGGTGCGGCAGCCTGATGTTGGGCAACTGCCGCAATAAACTCGCCGCGGTCCCGGCGTGAGAGTTGTTTGCTTTGTTTGATCTGCCTGCCGGCTGGCAGCCCGCGATCTTCCCCCGCAAAATCACAATTGCGCTGCACGCTGGATTTGCTTAGGTTGTGCCGGCGGAGATGGCTGTATGGTGTCACCCTGGAAAAACCATCCCTCCCGCCCGCGTCGGTTTGGTAGCGTCGGCATCTTGCCTGCACAAGTTTGCAGACGAGAGGTCTGGTTATGGAGTCTCTCCGGGAAAAACTTGGATCATCCGAATTTTGCGTACATTTTGCGGCAACAAGATGAAAAGAATCGCAAAATCAGTTCCGTGCCTTCTCTGCGGAGAGCCACTTGGCCTAACGTGATGGCGAACGGCCCAACCCCGCCAGGGGTGAAACGTCTAGAGTAATTGTCAACACCGCCAACTTCAAACTCCTTTGGGAGTGACATGTAACAGCGTTTGCATTCAATTCAAGAGGAGATCAATGAGGAGGCACGATGCACATGTCACCCCGAGAGGGTTCCATTTCGGCGAACGGCACTTGGCCATAAACATCTCACTCCTGTCGGAGTTCATCAGATGCAAAGAACAGTCATGTGGCCATGTACGCTTGAGTCGGACGATCTAAAACTTTCCCGCCTGCGCAGGTTTTTGAAACGCCGAGTCGCAAAGCCGCAAAACAGAATCCTGCGGGTTTCCCGGTGACTTGGCGCGAGACGATCAGGCAAATAGAAAGAAAGTCATCTGCGCAAATGAATCTCACCCTCAATCCTGTCCAATCCCTCACCGGGCGGCTGAGCGTCCCCGGCGACAAATCCATTTCACATCGCGCGTTGATGCTGGCCGCAGTGGCGCAGGGCGAAAGCCGCATTGCCGGCCTCTCCCCGGGCGCGGATGTGAACAGCACGCGGCAATGCCTGCAACAACTCGCGGTTGCGATGCAAACGGAAGGCGACACCGTCCGCATTCGCGGCCGGGGGTTCTCCGGTTTGCAGCCCGCCATGCAGGCCCTCGATGCCGGCAATTCCGGCACCACCATGCGCCTGCTCAGCGGGCTGCTGGCGGGCCGGCCCTTCACCACCCGCATCTATGGCGATGCCTCGCTCAATCGCCGGCCGATG includes the following:
- a CDS encoding alpha/beta hydrolase, with protein sequence MDGQLDVNGINLHVEQRGQGEPLLLIPGLGAGTWLWQHNVERLSRHFHLIMPELRGSGRSDKPDHPYSVRLFAQDMLALLDALNVPRAFVLGASLGGFVAQQLAGGWPERVRKLVLVATSLGGQCQIGPNGEILSRLIRPHGRTRLERLQDAYPLSFSADYIARHAEELERLTQWRLEHPQPEFAYYRQLLAGNAYHGERCAQKITAPTLLCFGRDDEIVPLANAAALREKIRHAQLVTFEGRHLFFYEHSRRFNQVVLDFLLAPVEALPSSPQTFNQPLATL
- a CDS encoding MFS transporter, with the translated sequence MKTQQSAPVLAVMAAALGYFVDLYDIVLFGVVRVASLTDLGLSGDALTSKGILLLNLQMIGMLLGGVGWGIIGDKFGRRLALLATIAMYSLANIANAFVQGLADYALLRLLAGIGLAGEFGAGITLVSEILPARYRGYGTTVVSFLGLVGALTASFVGSAFHWRTAYLVGGLMGLVVLLGRFLSLRESEMFAAQKSSGREMGNALLLLRSRRALLKYLGVVAVGVPIWYVSGILVTFSQEFSQALALHRLVPAAETLRWQAVGLAIGSALTGVISEMIKSRKRVVWGCFLLMAALIVTVLSLRRVSALAFLVPIFIIGLGQGYWTVFITMAAEQFGTNIRATVTTSVPNFVRAMVVPMTTVLDATRHQLGLIPSTLAIGGVVFLLAFWALYNMSETHGRNLDFVEEG